The Arachis hypogaea cultivar Tifrunner chromosome 14, arahy.Tifrunner.gnm2.J5K5, whole genome shotgun sequence genome has a segment encoding these proteins:
- the LOC140178700 gene encoding sucrose transport protein SUC7-like: MMKGLKKPMLSLMTITSINWLAWSMIFIYISDWMGRKVYGEKLGIKVDTVYDTGYRYRNCGLMLTWLVMGAMSLAVVPIARAFGGTKNVWEAGNFILVGGLAMTVYISKLAKDERLERHVELLF, encoded by the coding sequence ATGATGAAAGGGTTAAAGAAGCCGATGTTGTCGCTCATGACAATTACATCAATAAATTGGTTGGCGTGGTCAATGATCTTCATATACATCTCTGATTGGATGGGGAGGAAGGTGTACGGTGAGAAGCTTGGGATTAAGGTTGACACAGTGTATGACACAGGCTACCGGTATAGAAATTGTGGTCTTATGCTAACTTGGTTGGTTATGGGTGCTATGTCCTTGGCTGTGGTACCCATTGCACGTGCGTTTGGTGGCACCAAAAATGTTTGGGAAGCTGGAAATTTTATCCTTGTTGGTGGCTTGGCTATGACAGTTTACATCAGCAAGCTAGCTAAAGACGAGCGGCTCGAGCGCCATGTTGAACTCCTCTTCTAA